One genomic region from Accipiter gentilis chromosome Z, bAccGen1.1, whole genome shotgun sequence encodes:
- the CKMT2 gene encoding creatine kinase S-type, mitochondrial: MASTFCRLLAGRATTVLFAAAGTGVLTTGYLLNQQNVKAAVQEKRKLFPPSADYPDLRKHNNCMAECLTPAIYSRLRDKMTPNGYTLDQCIQTGVDNPGHPFIKTVGMVAGDEESYEVFADIFDPVIKARHNGYDPRTMKHHTDLDASKITHGQFDERYVLSSRVRTGRSIRGLSLPPACSRAERREVENVVVTALSGLKGDLSGKYYSLTSMTEREQQQLIDDHFLFDKPVSPLLTCAGMARDWPDARGIWHNHDKTFLIWINEEDHTRVISMEKGGNMKRVFERFCRGLKEVERLIKERGWEFMWNERLGYVLTCPSNLGTGLRAGVHVKLPKLSKDPRFPKILENLRLQKRGTGGVDTAAVADVYDISNLDRMGRSEVELVQIVIDGVNYLVDCEKKLEKGQDIKVPPPLPQFGRK, from the exons ATGGCTAGCACTTTCTGCCGTCTCCTGGCTGGCCGTGCAACCACTGTACTCTTTGCGGCCGCAGGCACCGGGGTGCTAACCACCGGGTACCTCCTCAACCAGCAAAATGTGAAGGCTGCTGTTCAGGAAAAACGGAAACTCTTCCCTCCAAG CGCAGACTATCCTGATCTCCGCAAACATAACAACTGCATGGCTGAGTGCCTTACACCAGCCATTTATTCTCGTCTACGGGACAAGATGACTCCCAACGGCTACACTCTGGATCAGTGCATCCAAACCGGGGTTGACAATCCTGGCCACCCTTTCATTAAAACTGTGGGCATGGTCGCAGGTGATGAAGAATCCTATGAG GTGTTTGCTGACATTTTTGACCCTGTCATTAAAGCGAGACATAATGGCTATGATCCACGGACAATGAAGCATCACACAGACCTGGATGCATCCAAG ATCACCCATGGTCAATTTGATGAGCGCTACGTCCTCTCATCACGGGTGCGGACGGGGCGCAGCATCCGGGGCCTcagccttcctcctgcctgcagcagggcagagcgGAGAGAGGTGGAGAACGTTGTGGTCACCGCGCTCTCTGGGCTGAAAGGAGACCTCTCTGGAAAGTACTACAGCTTGACCAGTATGACCgagagggagcagcagcagcttattGAT GATCATTTTCTCTTTGATAAACCAGTGTCCCCTTTGCTAACGTGTGCTGGGATGGCACGTGACTGGCCAGATGCCAGAGGAATCTG GCATAACCATGACAAGACATTTCTCATCTGGATTAATGAAGAGGACCACACTAGGGTGATCTCCATGGAGAAGGGTGGCAACATGAAACGGGTGTTTGAAAGGTTTTGCCGTGGTTTAAAAGAG GTGGAAAGATTAATTAAAGAACGGGGCTGGGAGTTCATGTGGAATGAGCGTCTCGGATATGTTCTGACCTGTCCTTCCAACTTGGGAACTGGTTTACGTGCCGGAGTCCATGTTAAGCTGCCCAAGCTTAGCAAG GATCCCAGGTTTCCAAAAATCCTGGAGAACCTGCGTCTGCAAAAGCGTGGCACTGGTGGAGTGGACACAGCAGCTGTAGCAGATGTGTATGATATCTCCAACCTGGACCGCATGGGTCGCTCAGAG GTGGAGCTAGTCCAGATTGTCATTGATGGGGTCAATTATCTAGTTGACTGtgagaagaaactggaaaaaggTCAAGACATCAAAGTGCCACCGCCATTGCCTCAGTTTGGCAGAAAGTGA